The Aspergillus luchuensis IFO 4308 DNA, chromosome 7, nearly complete sequence genome has a segment encoding these proteins:
- a CDS encoding uncharacterized protein (SECRETED:SignalP(1-24)) yields the protein MVKSLIAFILYICAWLSAAPRCSAREIFEASEIDRSIVKPLEGKQVLDQAVRRNGRVVIGQWGSGELAVPKGANLTSKYLVEVITVAWSAAMVAIDDDCCP from the coding sequence ATGGTGAAGTCTTTGATTGCTTTCATTCTGTACATCTGTGCTTGGCTTTCTGCAGCCCCTAGATGTTCGGCTAGGGAAATATTTGAAGCGTCAGAAATCGATAGAAGCATCGTGAAACCTCTGGAAGGAAAACAGGTTTTGGATCAGGCCGTCCGAAGAAATGGGCGGGTGGTGATTGGACAATGGGGCAGTGGGGAGCTTGCCGTCCCAAAGGGAGCCAACCTCACTAGCAAGTACTTAGTAGAGGTCATAACAGTAGCGTGGTCAGCAGCGATGGTTGCCATTGACGATGATTGCTGCCCGTAA
- a CDS encoding putative aldo-keto reductase (AKR) (COG:S;~EggNog:ENOG410PJDA;~InterPro:IPR023210,IPR036812,IPR020471;~PFAM:PF00248;~go_function: GO:0016491 - oxidoreductase activity [Evidence IEA];~go_process: GO:0055114 - oxidation-reduction process [Evidence IEA]) → MARAAMTKLSWESHVLRPVQNAPPAIIPTLIYGTAWKKDQTADLVHQALGAGFRAVDTAAQPKHYREDLVGEGIRRALQDGYVRREDLHVQTKFTSVNGQSPDNMPYDPKASVTDQVHASIKSSLHNLRPSGTADSVNDAYIDMLILHSPLPTMSQTLEAWSAVESYVPHQIRSLGISNTTLSILKELFGQARVKPAVVQNRFYADTQYDVPLRAFCRENQIIYQSFWTLSANPDLIRSDAVQLLAHEADISPAAALYCLVLGLGHTTVLDGTTKRHHMEEDLAALQKIERFTEDQPDLWQRILKRFRQLTGDQMLE, encoded by the exons ATGGCTCGCGCTGCAATGACCAAACTCTCCTGGGAGAGTCACGTCCTCCGTCCCGTGCAAAACGCACCTCCCGCCATCATTCCCACATTAATCTACGGTACCGCTTGGAAGAAAGACCAGACCGCCGATTTGGTTCACCAGGCGCTCGGGGCTGGTTTCCGCGCCGTGGACACTGCTGCCCAACCCAAACATTATCGCGAGGACTTGGTCGGGGAAGGTATACGCAGGGCCCTCCAGGACGGCTACGTCCGACGAGAAGATCTTCAT GTCCAAACCAAATTCACGTCCGTCAATGGCCAGAGTCCGGATAATATGCCGTATGACCCCAAGGCCTCCGTGACTGATCAGGTCCATGCGTCTATCAAGTCGTCGCTGCATAATCTCCGGCCGTCAGGCACGGCAGATAGTGTGAACGACGCATACATTGACATGCTCATTCTGCATTCACCGCTGCCGACGATGTCTCAGACATTGGAGGCTTGGTCCGCGGTTGAGAGCTATGTTCCTCACCAGATCCGTAGCCTGGGTATATCCAACACGACTCTGTCCATCTTGAAGGAGCTGTTTGGCCAAGCAAGGGTAAAGCCTGCGGTGGTTCAGAACCGATTCTATGCCGACACGCAATACGATGTTCCCTTGAGGGCCTTTTGCCGGGAGAACCAAATCATTTACCAGAGCTTCTGGACGCTATCGGCAAATCCAGATTTAATTCGCTCGGATGCTGTTCAGCTGCTTGCCCACGAAGCAGATATCTCGCCAGCTGCAGCACTTTACTGTCTTGTTCTAGGACTGGGACACACTACGGTGTTGGACGGTACAACCAAGCGCCATCATATGGAGGAAGACTTGGCTGCCCTGCAGAAGATCGAGCGGTTTACGGAGGATCAGCCAGACCTGTGGCAGAGAATACTGAAACGCTTCCGGCAGTTAACTGGTGACCAGATGCTGGAATAG
- the HSF1 gene encoding heat shock factor family protein (COG:K;~EggNog:ENOG410PG48;~InterPro:IPR000232,IPR027725,IPR036390,IPR036388;~PFAM:PF00447;~go_function: GO:0003700 - DNA-binding transcription factor activity [Evidence IEA];~go_function: GO:0043565 - sequence-specific DNA binding [Evidence IEA];~go_process: GO:0006355 - regulation of transcription, DNA-templated [Evidence IEA]) → MSPQGITRKRPAPGTSPIVHPQLGPLSNYPQNPGNQLSNDQFLQWGQTSSNVSSPSFPDSNPYSAAAYTSSPDVPAANVTAAAPGQLARRQTPTQLVNRGRGYEQTPPFSDHSTGTGENGGWGESLEDLYKRAMVAKREAQAKRKQIPPFVQKLSSFLDESKNTELIRWSDDGNSFIVMDEDEFAKTLIPELFKHNNYASFVRQLNMYGFHKKVGLSDNSMRASERKNKSPSEYANPYFKRGHPDLLWLIQKPKNTAGQGSKSGKANVRVKTEEAEDQDHDDYGDDGIGSRDDRARNRQLSLITNNVMPKDQLAGVYRELQAIRQQQQIISNTISKLRREHEQLYAQAANFQEQHTRHENSINAILTFLATVYNRSLQGQEGPQNLANSFAGAISQDQGNVVDMGDDYTLSTLGASNLNSPGGQRSMKKQPLLLKAPPGADRQSRATTLSPAATAYDRSQPRGHGRQPSASQPGHVEEVFDTSPQQKETAVPANQQFPQRDIMSVIQNSNARNGMPTTFADFPNVLSSLETSGGNSPLTPNQRADMLRLMANESNSSGTSLPASQNNALMTPTPPPMPHNYSERLANTRAEIDNLVKMQAEQDRSVQNLTNLLQPLSPTGTIPGIGTDGSVPPPPLNLDEIFTNDYFTDIGDLEHNKNSLDFGDSSHSVPVTTSADPTATTGPEDGVIKDATELFDFDQIPAEGDIFSGANPQSTAGYYNGYDGSGYGTNAMSSGVGADAQIPINHETNRIEALPDSESTSPANTVDDGLQYGGSETNDSQGGKGNGGGAKRRKKA, encoded by the exons ATGAGTCCTCAAGGAATTACCCGCAAGAGACCTGCGCCTGGCACATCCCCGATCGTCCATCCTCAGCTGGGCCCATTATCCAATTACCCTCAGAACCCCGGGAACCAACTCTCCAACGACCAGTTTCTGCAATGGGGTCAGACCTCCTCGAACGTGTCCAGTCCCTCCTTCCCTGATTCCAACCCCTACAGCGCTGCTGCCTACACATCCAGCCCGGACGTGCCTGCGGCCAAcgttactgctgctgctccgggGCAGCTTGCGCGTCGTCAAACCCCAACTCAACTAGTGAATCGCGGTCGAGGATATGAACAAACACCACCGTTCTCCGATCATAGCACTGGGACTGGAGAAaatgggggatggggggagagTCTGGAGGACCTATACAAGCGCGCGATGGTTGCGAAGAGGGAGGCGCAGGCCAAGCGGAAGCAGATCCCTCCATTTGTGCAAAAGCTGAGCAG TTTTCTGGACGAGTCGAAGAACACTGAACTTATCCGATGGTCTGATGATGGAAACTCTTTCATCGtgatggacgaagatgagttTGCAAAGACCCTCATTCCGGAGCTGTTCAAACACAACAACTACGCCTCTTTTGTTCGCCAGCTAAATATGTACGGCTTTCACAAGAAGGTTGGGCTGTCGGACAATTCGATGCGTGCTAGCGAGCGGAAGAACAAGAGCCCGAGCGAATACGCCAACCCCTACTTCAAGCGGGGCCATCCTGACCTGCTATGGTTGATTCAGAAGCCTAAGAACACGGCGGGCCAGGGTAGCAAGTCTGGGAAAGCAAATGTGCGTGTGAAGACCGAGGAAGCGGAGGACCAGGACCACGACGACTACGGGGATGATGGCATTGGATCTCGAGATGATCGTGCGCGCAACCGCCAATTGTCCCTCATCACGAACAATGTCATGCCCAAAGACCAACTGGCAGGCGTGTATCGAGAATTGCAAGCTATTcggcagcaacaacagatcATTTCCAACACCATCAGCAAACTACGGCGCGAGCACGAGCAACTGTACGCGCAGGCGGCCAACTTCCAGGAGCAGCATACGCGGCACGAGAACTCGATAAATGCTATCCTCACTTTCCTAGCAACTGTCTACAACCGCAGTCTGCAAGGACAGGAGGGACCGCAGAATCTGGCGAACTCGTTCGCGGGAGCTATTTCCCAAGATCAAGGTAACGTCGTCGACATGGGGGACGATTATACGCTGAGCACCTTGGGTGCGTCCAATCTGAATAGCCCTGGTGGACAACGGTCAATGAAGAAGCAACCCCTCTTGCTGAAAGCCCCCCCGGGGGCTGACCGGCAGAGCCGTGCGACAACATTGTCCCCTGCTGCCACCGCCTATGACCGCTCACAACCGCGTGGCCATGGCCGGCAGCCGAGTGCGTCGCAACCCGGCCATGTCGAGGAGGTGTTTGACACAAGCCCGCAGCAAAAGGAGACGGCGGTGCCAGCGAATCAACAGTTCCCACAACGGGACATTATGTCGGTAATTCAGAACTCCAATGCACGCAACGGCATGCCAACGACGTTCGCCGACTTCCCTAATGTGCTGTCATCCCTCGAAACATCCGGTGGAAACTCGCCACTCACCCCCAACCAGCGTGCAGATATGCTCCGTCTCATGGCCAACGAGAGCAATTCCAGCGGCACCAGCCTGCCGGCGTCTCAAAATAACGCGCTGATGACCCCGACGCCACCGCCGATGCCACACAACTACTCGGAGCGGCTGGCCAATACCCGCGCGGAGATCGACAACCTGGTGAAGATGCAAGCGGAGCAAGACCGTTCCGTGCAGAACCTGACCAACCTGCTTCAACCCTTGAGCCCTACGGGCACCATCCCTGGCATTGGCACTGATGGCAGcgtcccccctcccccactaAACCTTGATGAGATCTTCACCAACGACTACTTCACGGACATTGGAGACCTCGAACATAATAAAAACAGCTTAGACTTCGGCGACTCGTCGCACTCGGTGCCGGTCACAACATCAGCCGACCCAACGGCGACGACCGGTCCCGAGGACGGCGTGATCAAGGATGCCACCGAGCTGTTCGATTTCGACCAGATCCCAGCAGAGGGTGATATCTTCAGCGGAGCCAACCCGCAGTCGACGGCCGGGTACTACAACGGATATGACGGCAGCGGTTATGGAACCAACGCAATGAGCTCGGGGGTCGGCGCGGATGCGCAAATCCCCATCAACCACGAGACAAATCGCATCGAGGCACTTCCAGACAGCGAGAGCACCAGCCCGGCCAACACGGTGGATGATGGCTTGCAGTATGGCGGGTCCGAAACTAACGATTCTCAGGGAGGTAAGGGCAATGGCGGCGGCGCGAAGCGGCGCAAGAAGgcttga
- the cwc27 gene encoding putative peptidyl-prolyl cis-trans isomerase (COG:O;~EggNog:ENOG410PHGD;~InterPro:IPR029000,IPR020892,IPR002130;~PFAM:PF00160;~go_function: GO:0003755 - peptidyl-prolyl cis-trans isomerase activity [Evidence IEA];~go_process: GO:0000413 - protein peptidyl-prolyl isomerization [Evidence IEA];~go_process: GO:0006457 - protein folding [Evidence IEA]), whose amino-acid sequence MSTHYNTEPTATASATLHTTLGPLHIALFASQTPLTCRNFLQHIQDNYYTGTIFHRIVPNFILQGGDPTGTGSGGTSIYEEPEFEYDPTARDPNEKVVLRDELHSRLRFNRRGLVGMAKAEDGSYGSQFFITLGDASRELNGQCTLFGRIEGDSIYNVLKIAEGEVVEGTERPVYPIRVTGCEVGELGPLEGKIVKRDLTARSSATATAEVKGGKKAAQAKKKGKAKGGKTLLSFGDDEGEEGEEMPVRPAKPKYNAALVTDTTAGNGDAPAEKKPKARKASPSPPPRKRASPTPPPIDRPKSPDPATQLPLRDPESPERSPTPEERPAQKSKLERTNAEIESLKASMRRTVTTESDTGRKKTALEAMIPQTAIRGRRRPPPGSSASTSASNGITGFSSTSDNAALKMFNAFKAKLENAESAPTTTTTTTTTSKQSQPKPQKEKEEDDEDEESQLCDLHFIVNCQSCKSWSDNNAAGTDAAEGNEDNQLGDDTDQGWLTHQLRFGKDTLGKDLKWKKEHPDDVDSLMVIDPREKEKDIVASGSGSGRKKRGMMERDRERDRKRGRVGDLEWEKGRK is encoded by the coding sequence ATGTCGACACACTACAACACCGAacccaccgccaccgcctcCGCAACCCTGCACACAACCCTGGGACCCTTACACATCGCGCTCTTCGCCTCTCAAACGCCCCTAACATGCCGCAACTTCCTCCAACACATCCAAGACAACTACTACACAGGGACAATCTTCCACCGAATCGTCCCCAACTTCATTCTCCAAGGCGGCGACCCAACCGGTACCGGCTCAGGCGGAACAAGCATCTACGAGGAACCCGAATTCGAATACGACCCGACAGCGCGCGATCCGAACGAGAAAGTAGTCCTGCGCGATGAACTGCACAGCCGGTTACGATTCAATCGGCGTGGATTGGTTGGGATGGCGAAAGCCGAGGACGGGAGCTACGGGAGTCAGTTCTTCATTACATTGGGAGATGCGAGTCGAGAGTTGAATGGGCAGTGTACGTTGTTTGGGAGGATCGAGGGAGATAGTATCTATAATGTGTTGAAAAttgcggagggggaggtggtcgAGGGGACCGAGAGGCCAGTTTATCCCATTAGGGTTACCGGGTGTGAGGTGGGAGAGTTGGGGCcgttggaggggaagattgTGAAGAGGGATTTGACGGCGAGAAGTTCTGCGACTGCGACTGCTGAAGTGAAGGGCGGGAAGAAGGCAGcgcaggcgaagaagaagggaaaggcgaagggagggaagacgCTGCTCAgctttggtgatgatgaaggcgaagagggtgaggagaTGCCTGTCAGGCCGGCGAAGCCGAAATATAATGCTGCGCTGGTGACGGATACTACAGCTGGGAACGGGGATGCGCcagcagagaagaagcccaaggcaAGGAAGGcgtcaccctcaccaccaccgcgcaAGCGCGCATCGcccacccctccacccatCGACCGACCCAAGAGTCCCGACCCAGCGACGCAACTTCCTCTGCGCGATCCAGAGTCTCCTGAGCGCTCTCCTACCCCGGAAGAACGGCCAGCACAAAAGTCCAAGCTCGAGCGAACCAACGCCGAGATTGAGTCCCTAAAAGCCTCCATGCGCCGCACCGTAACCACGGAATCAGATACAGGACGCAAGAAAACCGCCTTGGAAGCCATGATCCCTCAAACAGCCATCCGCGGCCGCAGACGCCCACCACCAGGATCCTCAGCAAGTACCAGCGCCAGCAACGGGATAACGGGCTTCTCTAGCACCAGCGACAACGCCGCACTGAAGATGTTCAATGCCTTCAAAGCGAAGCTCGAAAACGCCGAATCtgcccccaccaccaccaccaccaccactacgaCGAGCAAACAgtcccaacccaaaccccagaaagaaaaggaagaagacgacgaagacgaagaatcccAGCTCTGCGACCTCCACTTCATCGTGAACTGCCAATCATGCAAATCCTGGTCTGACAACAACGCAGCCGGCACAGATGCCGCCGAAGGCAATGAAGACAACCAATTAGGCGACGACACAGACCAAGGCTGGTTAACGCACCAGCTCCGCTTCGGGAAAGATACACTGGGCAAGGATCtgaaatggaagaaggagcatCCGGACGACGTGGATAGCTTGATGGTGATTGATCcgcgggagaaggagaaggatatTGTTGCGTCCGGGTCCGGGtctgggaggaagaagagggggatGATGGAACGGGATCGTGAGAGGGataggaagagagggagggtgggAGATTTGGagtgggagaaggggaggaagtaa
- a CDS encoding DUF3431 domain-containing protein (COG:S;~EggNog:ENOG410PW2Y;~InterPro:IPR021838;~PFAM:PF11913;~SECRETED:SignalP(1-26)): MQVLIRLTMAALLVLTVLWVGSQVSAVQQQQEVIPETNPLEDEYQSSKPTQSIQPDIADISLTPSATPSPSVGRKKRPSITDLLPSYQKDTASPQWAIDNMLDTTQTPIDGVIVVGRLKFERPDWLINELPDWRHAIYTRDDRRHPLSIPKNKGKASTVYLQYIIDHYHHLPATIVFLHNHRKPGHTEFRDYGNVAAVTFLRREFVQKNGFANLRCTTTSSSGSSSNDQCGNVIRPVSDANETSAQVTTIEQEYPVIWKTVFNSTDVPEKIATPYCGQFAVSREQVHKRPREEYMRYQQWVMETKLKDEEIEQVMGSLWHVIFGREAVYCPDTAKCFEDVYGL, from the exons ATGCAGGTCCTTATCCGCTTAACGATGGCCGCTCTGTTGGTCCTCACTGTGCTCTGGGTCGGATCGCAAGTGAGCGCAgtccagcaacagcaggagGTTATCCCCGAAACAAATCCTCTGGAGGATGAATATCAATCTAGCAAACCTACGCAGTCTATACAGCCGGATATTGCAGACATCTCGCTCACGCCTTCAGCCACGCCCTCCCCATCAGTCGGTAGGAAGAAGCGTCCTTCGATAACGGACCTCCTCCCGTCGTACCAGAAGGATACTGCATCCCCTCAATGGGCCATCGACAATATGCTGGACACGACGCAAACACCGATTGACGGCGTCATTGTCGTCGGGCGACTCAAGTTCGAAAGACCTGACTGGCTCATCAATGAATTGCCTGA CTGGCGCCACGCAATCTACACGCGCGACGACCGGCGCCACCCCCTCAGCATCCCCAAAAACAAAGGCAAAGCCAGCACCGTCTATCTCCAATACATCATcgaccactaccaccatctGCCCGCGACGATTGTGTTCCTGCACAACCACCGCAAACCAGGTCACACCGAGTTCCGCGACTACGGGAACGTGGCAGCCGTTACTTTTCTCCGACGCGAATTTGTGCAGAAGAATGGGTTCGCTAACCTCCGCTGTACTACTACCAGTAGTTCTGGTTCCAGTTCAAATGACCAGTGCGGGAACGTGATCCGTCCGGTTTCCGATGCCAACGAGACTAGTGCGCAAGTCACAACGATTGAACAGGAGTATCCGGTCATCTGGAAGACGGTCTTCAATAGCACTGATGTGCCGGAGAAGATTGCGACGCCGTATTGTGGACAGTTTGCGGTGTCGAGGGAGCAGGTGCACAAGCGGCCCAGGGAGGAGTATATGAGGTATCAGCAGTGGGTGATGGAGACGAagttgaaggatgaggagattgagcagGTGATGGGGTCATTGTGGCATGTTATTTTTGGGAGGGAGGCTGTATA TTGTCCTGATACGGCCAAGTGTTTTGAGGATGTTTATGGGTTGTGA
- a CDS encoding putative GPI anchored protein (COG:S;~EggNog:ENOG410PZVN;~SECRETED:SignalP(1-24)): MHFHLIPALLSITTTLLFTSLVRADNDLDSDDVPDRCWSVCGPVVGITQGCDHRYNDNDRAELNCICNWVEAPTLLPLCEACIANYRREHDHDDDHDAHDNDAYDILTSCSLSTTTWNAAAATSALQSVNSTSATATATGSGAGATGTGSAASTGGSAAAASSTGGVNGAAGVSVPGLSSVAVMLAMGMGYLGVV, from the exons ATGCACTTTCACCTCATCccagccctcctctccatcaccaccaccctcctctttACTTCTCTCGTCCGCGCCGACAACGACCTCGACTCTGACGATGTCCCCGACCGGTGCTGGTCCGTCTGCGGTCCCGTCGTAGGCATAACCCAGGGCTGCGACCACCGGTACAACGACAACGACCGCGCCGAGCTCAACTGCATCTGCAACTGGGTCGAGGCACCTACTCTTCTGCCATTGTGCGAGGCCTGCATTGCCAATTATCGCAGAGAGCATGACCATGACGATGACCATGATGCGCATGATAATG ACGCCTACGACATTCTCACCTCCTGCTCTCTGTCCACGACAACCTGGAACGCAGCGGCCGCTACTTCTGCCCTTCAGTCTGTGAACAGCACGAGTGCTACTGCTACCGCTACTGGCTCTGGTGCCGGGGCTACTGGTACTGGCTCTGCGGCTTCGACCGgtggttctgctgctgctgcctcttcTACTGGTGGTGTTAATGGAGCTGCTGGGGTGAGCGTTCCCGGGCTCTCATCTGTGGCGGTGATGTTGGCCATGGGTATGGGGTACTTGGGTGTGGTTTGA